Part of the Candidatus Saccharibacteria bacterium genome, CGAAAAAACCAATATGCTCGCGCCATAGACTTAAAAATGCCTCTTCTTGTTCTGGATAAACACTCCCTACCAGACCAGCTATAGCAACACTATTGTTATCAAGTTCGGACACCGCTGCTGCTGTTGTTTCTGAGTCAGCTCCATTAATTGCGATTGATCGCAACGCAACTGCTGCCTGAGTTACGTGTTGTTTTAGCTCTGTATTAAGCGCCAGTCGCAAGTCTGATGCTTCATCAGACACTGGTGACTGTTGCGTCGTTTGCGTAGTCTCCGAATCATCATCGCTCGCCCCGACTGTATACCCTATTACGCCCCCTAATACTAAACCTACGATGGCTAATGCCATTGCAGAACCTTTCATTGAATCCATGGATTCTCCTTTTTATAGTTATTAATTAGTCATAATAATTTTTGCTTTTAAAAAGCTCCCGACTAACTAGCAGTTAAGTGTAGGGAGCTGAATGTATAGCTTATGTGAGAAAAACGTATGACTATTGTATAACTATTCGTTGGCCTCTAGAAATTCGCGTATTTTTAGAGCTGCTGTAGCGCCTTCGCCAACCGCCGAAGCAATTTGCATAGTTGCACCGCTGCGCACATCACCAGCCGCGAACACACCATTAAGATTTGTCTGTAAATCCTCGTTGGTTTTTACAAATCCAGCTTCGTCGAGCTCAACTGAATCGCCCAAAAAGGCTGTATTTGGGCTCAAGCCAACAAACACAAACACCACGCCAACATTCATTTCTTGCGTTTCGTTTGTTTGATTGTTCTTAGTCGTAATTGAATGGATTCGAACCCCTTCACCCTGGATTTCTTCGATTTCAGTATTAAAATGAACCGTAATCTTGTCGTTTTCTTGTACTTTTTGAATCAATACATCAGACGCTCGCCAATGGTCTTTACGAATAAAAACATGTACTTGTTTGGCAAATTTTGTTAAAAACAAACTTTCTTGGGCTGCAGAGTTACCGCCGCCAATAACTGCCATCACTTGGTCTCGGTACAGAGCCCCGTCGCAGGTTGCACAATAATGTACGCCACGGCCATAGAACTCTTTTTCGCCTTTTACTCCTGCCTTTTTGTAATCACTGCCAGTCCCAATAAGAACAGTCTTAGCTTTATAGTCACCGTCTGTCGACTTCACCACTCGGTAGTCGCCTTTGTCTTCAATCGCGGTAACTTCAGCAAGTTGAATAGTTGTACCAAACCGCAGTGCTTGTTTTTCTAGATTCTGAGCAAGCTCCATGCCACCAACACCGTCTGGAAACCCTGGGTAGTTCTCGACGCTTTCAGTAACTGCAGCTAGTCCACCAACTACACCTTTTTCAAGTAAAACAGTTTCAAGATCCTCGCGGGTAGTATAAATCGCAGCGGCTAAAGAAGTCGGACCGGCACCGATACCAACTACGTCGTATATTTTGTCTTCTGAATGTTCTGCACTCATAGTTTTAAATTCCTCTTTTAACTCTTCGTTGCTTGGATTAACTAAAATTTTACCATTAATGTCCAGCGTTGGTATTTCATGATGGCCGTTCGTCTTGGCTAGCATTTCATCTACAATTTCTTGCCCATCGTCCGGATCTCGTTCGGTGTAGTCGGTTAGATTGTTTTCGGACAACCACCGTTTGACACGAACACAGTCCGGACACCAATCTGAGCCATAGTACACAAACGAAGTCATTGTCGATGCCGTAGCCGCAAGACTATGAAATAGCTGAGGCTAGCTGTCCTGGGTTGAATCCAACGACCACTTCCTCTGTTCCATCTTCTTTTGTGAACAAGGTCACTGGCACAGCCATTTGACCAGACTTTTCAATCATTTCTTGTTGTCGAGACGGATCTTTGTCGAGTTCAATGTATTCATACTCTAAGCCTTTGCCGTCCAGCCACTTTTTAACCATCGGGCAATACACGCAAGTTGTTGTACTGAAGATAGTTATGTTTTTTATATTGCTCATGTATTTCTCCTTTGATTAAAGTTTAAGTGATTACTTAAAGTATAGCAAGTGGCTGTGTAGTGACTGTTAACCCTCAACTGCTTCGAGCTCAATGTCGAAAACCAAGGTACCGAGTGGTCTTGCACCTTCGCCAGGCACGTAACCGTTAGGTGCAGCACCATATGCTAATTCACCAGGAATGATCAATCGTCGTGTTCCGCCAACCTTCATGCCAGGAACACCTTGTGTCCAACCTGGAATAACTTCATTTAAGCCAAAGGTTATTGTCTGGCCGCGGTCTTTTGACGTTTCGAATATTTCACCGTTAACAGCGTATGCGCCGGTGTAGTGCACTGTAACCCGAGCGTTCTCTTCAACTACTTCGCCGTCGCCTTCTACTAAGTCAATAATCTGCAGCTCTGTGGCTGGTTCTGCCTGTGCGTCAAAGTCTTCTAAATATCTCACTTGTTCCTCCTGTTGATTAGTGCTGTCGGTACCATCGGTTACCTCTAAGCTTGTTTCGTTATCGTTTGTGGTTTCGGCAATATCGACATTTAAGTCTGGTTCAGTTTCTGGCTTGCTTACAATAATAGCCGCCACAGCCACGCCAACAAATACCGCGACTACTCCAAATATTGCCCATTTATTATCTTTCACTAATCTCCTCCATTAAATGTTGATTGACCAGCATTGGGTTGCAACGAACTTTGCCCGCTACCTGGATTTTGCAACCCACTACTGTTTTGCGTAGACTGCTGAACGCCATCGGCTCCCTGTAGCGTATTGCCGCTACTGGCAGGAGCTTCGCTTCCCAGCCCGTTTACTTTAAGGTTTGTTGTGTTTGTTTGACGAATTGGTTGGGTGGTGGAATCGTCAGAAAACGTCTGCGCCACTGCATAGCCAGCTGCCGAAAAAACAAACAGCGATGCAAACGCCAGCATCCAAGCCGTACGCAGCAATAATCCGTGTGCGTGATGTATCAAAGCTACCCTCATAGTTGAAACAAAGTATAGACCATAACCGTATAGACGGCTACGTGGAATTTACTACTTTTTCCGCAATCTATTGTATCCCCGTTTAGCAAAGGCAGACGCCGTTTCGGACATTATGTAGTAATACGGGAATGACAATATAACTAAGATTGTGGAGCTCGCTAAACCAAATATGATTGTGTAGGCCAGTGGCTCCCAGAACGGGTCGTTTAGCGCCAATGGCAACAAGGCAACAATAGTTGTGATGGTTGTAGCAAGTAGCGGTCTAAAACGCTGCTGTAGGGCTGAGGATATAGCTTCAACTCTGCCTTTGCCGGCTTGCTTTTCTTGATTCGCATAGTCAGTTAATAGAATGGTGTTGTTAACTGCGATCCCAATCAAACCGATCATGCCGATTGCGCTAAAGAAACTCAGTGAATTGTCAGTTACATACAATCCCAAGAAGACACCAAATATGCTAAACGGAATCGCCAATATTATTAGTAGTGGTTGCAAAATAGAACGGAACTGAATCGCCAGTAAAACCAATATCGCCAAAATTGCTACCGGGAACACTACACCCAATGCTGCAAAACTCTCGGCACTATCGCTTTCTTGTCCAAAATCAAAGCCAAGCGTAATCTGGTCACCATATTCAGCCAGACGACTGTCGGTAAACTCTTCCTCAACAGCAGTTTGAGCTGCAGTTACAAGAGCCGACACATCGCTATCCTCAAAACCCGCACTCACTTCAACGTAACGATCGCCGTTGGTCCGGGCTACGCCACGAACGCCAGAAAGATCAGTTTCGGTAATAGTCGACGTTGTGCCGTTCGCTCGCTCAATAGTTCTGTCAGTTAAAAAATCCTGAATATCTTGAGCAAGTGGCACTGTGTTTGCTGGATCTTCGCCAATAATCTGTACTTTAAACGGTAGGTCTTCTACCGGTGGGCCGTTATCGATTTGGCTGATTGTAACTTCAGCAGCTTGTCCAATTTCTTGTTGCAGTGATTCTTCTAAGACCTCAATCAACTCAAACGAGGTAACTTCGCGGTCCGTAAATGGCACCAACTCAACAACAATGTCTGCTCCGCGCTCGTTGCTTGGACTAAAACCGCCATACAAAGCCCGGACCATGTTTTCACCAACTTCCTCAGTTATGACGGTATTAGCACGCTCTGCTATCAACTCGGCCTGCTGCAAACTTGTACCTTGAGCAAATTCGTAATTGATATTTAGTTGATCGGAATCGTCAGAGGCAGGAAAAATATTAAACTCAACTTTTTGGGCAAAGTACCCTGTACCCATCACAAAAACAAATGACAACAGCACCATACCCACTGCCACATGCTTACCAATTCGCGGCCGGGTTTTAAGTAGCAGCGGCAACCCCGCAAACGCCTGTGCAATAGAATCAAACATACGAGTTTTTGCATTTGGTTTGGTCTGCATGTTTTTTAAGCCAAATCGGCTCAAAAGCGGGATAAGTGTTAACGATAGTAGGAGTGACACGGTTAGTGAAATAATCACTGTTACTGGCATCAGTCGTATAAATTCTCCAAGAATTCCGCTAATAAATGTGAGCGGCAAAAAGACCAAAATAGTTGTCAGCGAGCCCGCAAAGCTGGCAGGTGCTACCTTGCTAACTGCTTCTTTTATGGCCTCTCGCGGTTTTCTGCCTTTCGCGCGGGCTGCCACAATTGCCTCAATAACTATTGTTGCATCATCGACAAACAAACCGAGCGACAGCACCAAGGCAAACAACGTAATAGTGTTAAGCGTATAGCCAACTGCCAAGAGTACAATCATCGTAACCAGCATCACCCCAAGCATAAATACAGCCGTTATTAACGAAGCTCGCCAGGTGATAAGCAGCCAGCTAATCAACGACACCGCCAAAATACCACTAAATAAATTACTTTGTAGCGAATTAATTTGAGTAGCTATCGAACTTCCGAAGTCAGCACCTATAGAAATATCAAAATAATATCCAGTGTTTAATGAATCCGTCCGCAATCGATCATCACGCTCAAGCCGCTCAGACAACTCTTTAACGACGTCGTTCAGCTCTAGAATATCAATACTGTCAGTCTTGTTTATGCCAACCGTCACAGCTTTATAAAAGATTACATCGCTAGAACCAGGGCTTGGACTTGTGCCAAAAAAGTTAAAACCTGTTTGTCGACTCACAATCTCGCCAGTTGCAGGGTCTGGAGCCTGTTGCACTAACTCAACAACCTCGGCATTGGCAATTCGCTCGTCTTGCTTAAATTCTTCAGCTACAATTGCCGCCTTGTCTTGGATTTCTTCGATGTCTACATTTACTTCTGAACCAGTTTGGTTCGGTACATAGCCAACAGAAAGCAGCAAGTCATACTCGTTCAAATAGGCCGCTGGGTTTAATGATATTGCGTCAAACTCAACTCCATCCGGGACATTGGCGTCGGCAAGCCGGCTCTGTACTTCCGTATTGGCAGCCTCGGCATCGACGTCTTCATCAAAAAAGGCAAAAAACGTAAAATTATTTGGCCCAGTGTTAGAGAATGTCTCAGTTATACCTTCAACATCTTCAATTGCCGCCAATGCCGGCTGGACCACATCACGGTCAACAGCTTCGGCGTCGTCGACAAAATACACCCCGTTTACAAGTGTTAACGGAAACTGAATCGGCGGGAACCCCTCTCGCGGCAAAAATGTCGTGTAACTAAGCAGTCCAAAAATAAAAATTAAACCAAATACTGCACTCTTAATCTTCCACTCATCAAAAAACCGCACACTTACATTACTTAAAAAATCCCGAAATCCCGAAGTACCTTTATTTGCCATTAAATCAACTCCTTAAACGTTACTTTGAGTCTATAGCAAGGAATCCCGATTAGCCAACCATGTCGTACTTCTTAAGCTGCTCAATATCAGCACCGTCTTTTTGCATTTTAAGGAGTTGTGAATAAATCCCGCCAGACTTTGCGAGCTGCTTAGGGCTACCTTGCTCAGCAATCCGTCCGCCGTCAATCACCAGTATTTTATCGACATTAGCTATGGTGCTTAGTCGGTGCGCAATAATTATGGTGGTACGATTTTCCATTAATTTATCGAGTGCAGCTTGAACCAGTATTTCCGACTTGCTGTCGAGCGAGCTCGTCGCCTCGTCTAAAACAAGGATTGGAGCGTTTTTAAAAATTGCCCGAGCAATGGCTATTCGTTGCTGCTGCCCACCACTCAGTTTTAGGCCTCGTTCACCAATAAAGGTGTCGTAGTCTTTTTTGAACTTGTTAATAAATTGGTGTGCATTGGCAGCTTTGGCAGCAGCTACTATGTCTTTCTTTTTATAAGACGATTTAGAATAAGAAATATTTTCAGTAATCGTGCCGCTAAATAAACTGGCGGTTTGAAACACTGCTCCTACAGCTCGCCGTAAACTTGGCAGATTTATGTCGGCAATGTTCTGCTTGTCGACTAGAATTTGACCGTTGTCGGGGTGATAAAACCCCATTAACAAATTAGTGATTGTGGTCTTGCCTCCACCGCTTTCGCCGACAAGAGCGATCTTTTCACCCGGTTCAATAGTAAAATTTAAATCAGATAAAACCTGAGTTTTGTCGTCATAACTAAAGGTCACGTTTTTAAACTCTACTCTACCGTCGTGTACGTGCAGGTTTTTAGCCTGAGCATTTCGTTCCTCGTCGGCTTTTTCAATAACGTCAAAATAGTCTTTGCTGTTACTAATTACCCGTTGGGTTCTGTCGACAAGGAAGCTAATAGTGAAAATAGGAATACGAATTTGATTGGAATATAAAATTAAAGCAACGGCATCGCCAGCTGTTAGTGCTCCGCGTGCTCCTTGAATAAAAATAAAGCAAAACACCGCAAAAAATATGACATTCAGCACTAATCTCCGCTTAAAATCGCTTATATGCCAATGTTTTGACTGGGGACGTACTAAACTGATTATTTTTGCTAGTTTTGATTGATAGTAATTTAGTTCGCGTTGTTCTTGGTTAAAACTTTTAACTGCTCTGATTTGGCTGATTGCCTCGTTAAAGCGACCAAACGCCATATCATTATTTTTGTTAATTTTGTCTTGGTAATCCATCCATAAGCCGCTGCTGCGCGTTGTCATAAAAATGTAAATTGGGTACAAAGCTGCTAAGAATAACGCAACTGGCAAACTGTAAAATCCAATCACTACTAGCCCAAAAATGGTGCTAAAAATAAATTGTAAGAAATTGTTACTAAACGCAGACAAAAAATCACTAATTTGACCGACTGACCGCTCCAGCCTGTTGACGACTTTGCCTGTTATTTCGTTATCAAAATACTGCTGCGGTAGAATCATTAGCTTTTCATAATATTTGTTACCCAAAATGCGCCGAACATGAAACCCCATTTGGTCGCCAATATAGCCATTAACATTAGTAATAATGTTATAAAGAATGTCCGCCAAAAAAATAACAGCTGCATAAAAAACAGCTTTAGAAATATCAAAGTCTTCGCCTTGCCCAAATAAATCAATAACTTTACCTGTAACTGCTGGTAAAAGCAGAGTTAGTAGCGCAGAAAATACTGTAAAACAACCAATTGCAATGTAATAACGTTTTAGTTCTTTGGTGGCGCTAAAAATTTTTCGGATTTGCTGCATTGTTAAAACTCTACTGTGTCACCAGCGCTGAGTCCAAGCTTAGCTACGGCACCAGCGTTAAACTCAATAACATATTTGCTATTTTCTTCGGGCTTAAAAATTCTTGGGTAGGTGTCAGGACTAATATTCGATTCTATGTGGACGACTCGTTTTTCGCTGTTTAGCCAGACAATATCAATACTAAATAGCATGTCTTTCATCCATATACCGTGTTGGGCTGACTCATCAAACACAAATAACATTGCTCGATCGTCGTCAAGTCCTTCGCGCCCGCTAAGGCCGGTTATTTGTTCGTGCGGTTCATCGGCTACTAGTAAATCAAATGTTTGCTCACCAACTGTAAATGAATATTCGGCATTTAGTTGGTCGGGCGCAGTTGCTTGTTGATTGATAAAAAATAGTCCACCAAGCAGACTCGCAGCCAATACAACTCCAATACCAATCACCTGTCGCGCGTTCATAATTTTAGTATACTGTATGTATGCCACAATTTTCGTTCGACATAGTAAGTGAGTTTGACGTCAGCGAAATGAACAACGCTATCGACCAGTCAATTCGCGAAATCCGCACTCGTTATGACTTAAAAGGTACTGCAGCATCAGTTGAATTTGCTGATGGCGATAAAAATAGTTTGCTTATTAAAGGCGACGAGGAATTTCAGCTAAACTTAGTGCTCGACA contains:
- the trxB gene encoding thioredoxin-disulfide reductase, with protein sequence MTSFVYYGSDWCPDCVRVKRWLSENNLTDYTERDPDDGQEIVDEMLAKTNGHHEIPTLDINGKILVNPSNEELKEEFKTMSAEHSEDKIYDVVGIGAGPTSLAAAIYTTREDLETVLLEKGVVGGLAAVTESVENYPGFPDGVGGMELAQNLEKQALRFGTTIQLAEVTAIEDKGDYRVVKSTDGDYKAKTVLIGTGSDYKKAGVKGEKEFYGRGVHYCATCDGALYRDQVMAVIGGGNSAAQESLFLTKFAKQVHVFIRKDHWRASDVLIQKVQENDKITVHFNTEIEEIQGEGVRIHSITTKNNQTNETQEMNVGVVFVFVGLSPNTAFLGDSVELDEAGFVKTNEDLQTNLNGVFAAGDVRSGATMQIASAVGEGATAALKIREFLEANE
- a CDS encoding glutaredoxin family protein, whose product is MSNIKNITIFSTTTCVYCPMVKKWLDGKGLEYEYIELDKDPSRQQEMIEKSGQMAVPVTLFTKEDGTEEVVVGFNPGQLASAIS
- a CDS encoding FKBP-type peptidyl-prolyl cis-trans isomerase, producing MRYLEDFDAQAEPATELQIIDLVEGDGEVVEENARVTVHYTGAYAVNGEIFETSKDRGQTITFGLNEVIPGWTQGVPGMKVGGTRRLIIPGELAYGAAPNGYVPGEGARPLGTLVFDIELEAVEG
- a CDS encoding efflux RND transporter permease subunit, yielding MANKGTSGFRDFLSNVSVRFFDEWKIKSAVFGLIFIFGLLSYTTFLPREGFPPIQFPLTLVNGVYFVDDAEAVDRDVVQPALAAIEDVEGITETFSNTGPNNFTFFAFFDEDVDAEAANTEVQSRLADANVPDGVEFDAISLNPAAYLNEYDLLLSVGYVPNQTGSEVNVDIEEIQDKAAIVAEEFKQDERIANAEVVELVQQAPDPATGEIVSRQTGFNFFGTSPSPGSSDVIFYKAVTVGINKTDSIDILELNDVVKELSERLERDDRLRTDSLNTGYYFDISIGADFGSSIATQINSLQSNLFSGILAVSLISWLLITWRASLITAVFMLGVMLVTMIVLLAVGYTLNTITLFALVLSLGLFVDDATIVIEAIVAARAKGRKPREAIKEAVSKVAPASFAGSLTTILVFLPLTFISGILGEFIRLMPVTVIISLTVSLLLSLTLIPLLSRFGLKNMQTKPNAKTRMFDSIAQAFAGLPLLLKTRPRIGKHVAVGMVLLSFVFVMGTGYFAQKVEFNIFPASDDSDQLNINYEFAQGTSLQQAELIAERANTVITEEVGENMVRALYGGFSPSNERGADIVVELVPFTDREVTSFELIEVLEESLQQEIGQAAEVTISQIDNGPPVEDLPFKVQIIGEDPANTVPLAQDIQDFLTDRTIERANGTTSTITETDLSGVRGVARTNGDRYVEVSAGFEDSDVSALVTAAQTAVEEEFTDSRLAEYGDQITLGFDFGQESDSAESFAALGVVFPVAILAILVLLAIQFRSILQPLLIILAIPFSIFGVFLGLYVTDNSLSFFSAIGMIGLIGIAVNNTILLTDYANQEKQAGKGRVEAISSALQQRFRPLLATTITTIVALLPLALNDPFWEPLAYTIIFGLASSTILVILSFPYYYIMSETASAFAKRGYNRLRKK
- a CDS encoding ABC transporter ATP-binding protein, which produces MQQIRKIFSATKELKRYYIAIGCFTVFSALLTLLLPAVTGKVIDLFGQGEDFDISKAVFYAAVIFLADILYNIITNVNGYIGDQMGFHVRRILGNKYYEKLMILPQQYFDNEITGKVVNRLERSVGQISDFLSAFSNNFLQFIFSTIFGLVVIGFYSLPVALFLAALYPIYIFMTTRSSGLWMDYQDKINKNNDMAFGRFNEAISQIRAVKSFNQEQRELNYYQSKLAKIISLVRPQSKHWHISDFKRRLVLNVIFFAVFCFIFIQGARGALTAGDAVALILYSNQIRIPIFTISFLVDRTQRVISNSKDYFDVIEKADEERNAQAKNLHVHDGRVEFKNVTFSYDDKTQVLSDLNFTIEPGEKIALVGESGGGKTTITNLLMGFYHPDNGQILVDKQNIADINLPSLRRAVGAVFQTASLFSGTITENISYSKSSYKKKDIVAAAKAANAHQFINKFKKDYDTFIGERGLKLSGGQQQRIAIARAIFKNAPILVLDEATSSLDSKSEILVQAALDKLMENRTTIIIAHRLSTIANVDKILVIDGGRIAEQGSPKQLAKSGGIYSQLLKMQKDGADIEQLKKYDMVG
- a CDS encoding DUF192 domain-containing protein, whose protein sequence is MNARQVIGIGVVLAASLLGGLFFINQQATAPDQLNAEYSFTVGEQTFDLLVADEPHEQITGLSGREGLDDDRAMLFVFDESAQHGIWMKDMLFSIDIVWLNSEKRVVHIESNISPDTYPRIFKPEENSKYVIEFNAGAVAKLGLSAGDTVEF